A genomic window from Vagococcus sp. CY52-2 includes:
- a CDS encoding gamma-glutamyl-gamma-aminobutyrate hydrolase family protein: MMKKIIGISANEVVDAGETLHHLPISYLPAGYVRAVQEVGGTPLVLPISQPKEAKTYIDLVDKLILTGGQNVSPSLYSSNQSSEAFSLLERDLFEIALIEEAIKQKKPIFGVCRGMQLLNVYLGGTLHQDLSLRQPEPIRHMQAPIERWIATHDIFFEKDSVLTPIYGAKATVNSFHFQSINKIGNDLKITAVSEDGVVESIESSSDNHKILGVQWHPDFSYNVNDKEKGVFDFIVNSF, from the coding sequence ATTATGAAAAAGATTATAGGGATTTCAGCTAATGAAGTGGTTGATGCAGGAGAAACATTGCATCATTTACCAATTTCGTATTTACCGGCCGGCTATGTTCGTGCAGTTCAAGAGGTCGGAGGAACTCCCCTTGTTTTACCAATTAGTCAACCTAAAGAAGCTAAAACTTATATTGATTTGGTTGATAAATTAATTTTGACTGGAGGACAAAATGTCTCACCATCGCTTTATTCCTCTAATCAATCGAGTGAGGCCTTTTCTTTATTAGAAAGAGATTTATTTGAAATAGCTCTTATAGAAGAAGCGATTAAGCAGAAAAAACCTATTTTTGGTGTGTGCCGTGGCATGCAGTTATTGAATGTCTACTTAGGCGGAACTTTGCATCAAGATTTAAGTTTGCGTCAACCAGAACCAATCCGCCATATGCAAGCCCCTATTGAACGATGGATTGCTACACATGATATCTTCTTTGAGAAGGATAGTGTTTTAACCCCCATTTATGGTGCAAAAGCCACAGTTAATTCGTTTCATTTTCAAAGTATCAACAAAATTGGCAATGATTTGAAAATAACAGCAGTCAGCGAAGATGGTGTGGTAGAATCAATCGAATCATCTTCCGATAATCATAAAATACTAGGTGTACAGTGGCATCCAGATTTTTCATATAATGTAAATGATAAAGAAAAAGGTGTATTTGATTTTATTGTCAATTCATTTTAA
- a CDS encoding MFS transporter translates to MSEKKFHVNLAVLATGMMAFSGVLIETAMNVTFPTLMEDFSISTSQVQWVTTIYLLMISIVVPLSSYLIKNISRRKLFTVSSILFLVGVVVDAFAGGFITLLVGRVLQGIATGIALPLMFNIILTKVPMEKRGMMIGIGNLTTSIAPAMGPTYGGVLTTTLDWTYIYKLLIPVLIVSTLVGLYAIPEEDTSVSDSINAKAVLYLSVMFTGLLMFFSYLEQPLGWVALVVGLISAWLFYKTNKQKTLLNLVVFKNARFTIYLMSFLVYQILLLGVSFVLPNFIQIVQGVPASKAGMMMFPGALVGALFAPISGKILDKLGFKKPIGVGVLFAILGWLMLIMVIQTGNIALIILSHVTFMIGVGLSYSNVMTVGLSSIKEDLQDDGNAVFSTLQQFMGAISTSFVAIVVGLFQSGKSNFIQGTSTGSKVALISLFVLLLVSSFFVIKTFKNKQNL, encoded by the coding sequence ATGTCAGAAAAGAAATTTCATGTTAATTTAGCTGTTCTAGCAACTGGTATGATGGCTTTTTCGGGAGTGTTAATTGAAACAGCAATGAACGTGACGTTTCCAACGTTAATGGAAGATTTTAGTATTTCAACATCACAAGTACAATGGGTGACAACCATTTATCTGTTGATGATCTCAATCGTTGTACCACTATCATCTTATTTAATTAAAAATATCAGTCGTCGTAAGTTGTTTACGGTTTCAAGTATATTATTTTTAGTTGGTGTTGTGGTTGATGCTTTTGCTGGTGGGTTTATCACGCTACTTGTTGGGCGAGTACTTCAAGGGATTGCCACAGGGATTGCATTGCCATTAATGTTTAATATCATTTTAACAAAAGTTCCAATGGAAAAAAGAGGAATGATGATAGGAATTGGTAATTTAACAACATCAATTGCCCCAGCGATGGGACCCACATATGGTGGAGTCCTAACAACAACGCTAGATTGGACTTATATTTATAAGTTGTTGATCCCGGTTTTAATTGTATCTACATTGGTTGGTTTATATGCTATTCCAGAAGAAGACACATCAGTGAGTGATTCAATTAATGCTAAAGCCGTTCTTTATTTATCTGTGATGTTTACTGGATTATTGATGTTCTTTAGTTATTTAGAACAACCATTAGGATGGGTAGCATTAGTGGTTGGATTAATTAGTGCATGGTTATTCTATAAAACAAATAAACAAAAAACATTGCTTAATTTAGTTGTCTTTAAAAATGCACGGTTCACTATTTATTTGATGTCATTTTTGGTTTATCAAATTCTGTTACTCGGTGTATCGTTTGTTTTACCAAACTTTATTCAAATCGTTCAAGGGGTTCCAGCATCTAAGGCGGGAATGATGATGTTTCCAGGTGCGTTAGTCGGTGCGTTATTTGCACCGATTTCAGGAAAAATATTAGATAAATTAGGCTTTAAAAAGCCAATAGGTGTGGGAGTATTATTTGCAATTTTAGGTTGGTTAATGTTAATTATGGTCATTCAAACAGGAAACATTGCCTTAATTATTTTATCTCATGTCACTTTTATGATTGGTGTTGGGTTGTCTTATAGTAATGTCATGACAGTTGGATTATCTTCTATAAAAGAAGACTTACAAGATGATGGGAATGCTGTTTTTAGTACATTACAACAATTTATGGGGGCTATTTCAACCTCATTTGTGGCTATTGTGGTTGGGTTATTCCAATCAGGAAAAAGCAATTTTATTCAAGGAACAAGTACTGGATCGAAAGTAGCATTAATTTCTCTATTTGTTTTGTTACTTGTCAGTAGTTTCTTTGTTATTAAGACATTTAAAAATAAACAAAACCTCTAA
- a CDS encoding multidrug efflux MFS transporter → MKVDWKRNMYIAWIGCFFTGASYSLVMPFISIYIEQLGAPSNKVEFYAGLSISLTALSAAMVSPLWGSLADRKGRKLMMIRAAAGMTVTMGSLAFVPNVFWLLFMRFCNGLLSGYVPNATAMIASQAPKDKNGMALGTLATGAVAGSLIGPSLGGLLAQTVGIKNVFLVTGSILFMTTLLTIFFIHEDFEPVEKKDMVSTKEVFKSIKHPKVLIGLFITTAIIQIGMTSISPILTLYVRELGGKTGNILFVSGLIVSVAGVSEFFSAPFLGKLGDRIGSQYVLLGGLILSFLFIFPMSFVQSPFQLGVCRFLLGFSTGALMPSVNTLISKITPMNGVGRIFSFNQMFTSMGQVAGPMVGSFVANGFGYRSVFIATSLLILMNITISFFNFKHQLSIRELINEFKR, encoded by the coding sequence ATGAAAGTTGACTGGAAGCGAAACATGTATATTGCATGGATTGGTTGTTTCTTTACAGGCGCAAGTTATAGTTTGGTGATGCCATTTATTTCAATATACATTGAACAATTAGGTGCACCTAGTAATAAAGTGGAATTTTATGCAGGATTATCTATTAGTTTAACGGCGTTATCGGCTGCAATGGTTTCTCCACTGTGGGGGAGTCTAGCAGATAGAAAAGGGCGTAAGTTAATGATGATAAGAGCTGCAGCAGGAATGACCGTTACTATGGGCTCATTGGCGTTTGTTCCAAATGTTTTTTGGTTGTTATTTATGAGGTTTTGTAATGGCTTATTATCTGGTTATGTTCCAAATGCTACGGCAATGATTGCCTCCCAAGCACCAAAGGACAAAAATGGTATGGCTTTGGGAACTCTTGCTACTGGTGCTGTAGCAGGTAGTTTGATTGGCCCATCACTTGGTGGCTTATTAGCACAAACAGTGGGGATAAAAAATGTTTTCTTAGTAACAGGAAGTATTTTATTTATGACGACTTTATTAACTATCTTTTTTATCCATGAAGACTTTGAGCCAGTTGAAAAAAAAGACATGGTATCTACCAAAGAAGTTTTTAAAAGCATTAAGCATCCTAAAGTATTAATTGGTTTATTTATTACAACTGCCATTATTCAAATAGGGATGACAAGTATCAGTCCTATTTTAACACTATATGTCAGAGAACTTGGTGGAAAGACAGGTAATATTTTGTTCGTTAGTGGTTTAATAGTGTCTGTAGCAGGTGTATCTGAATTTTTCTCGGCACCATTTTTAGGGAAATTAGGAGATAGAATTGGGAGTCAATATGTCTTGTTAGGTGGATTGATCTTATCATTTTTATTTATTTTTCCTATGTCATTTGTTCAGTCGCCCTTTCAGTTAGGGGTATGTCGTTTTCTGTTAGGTTTTTCAACAGGTGCATTGATGCCGTCTGTGAATACCTTAATTAGTAAAATTACACCGATGAATGGAGTTGGACGTATCTTTAGTTTTAACCAAATGTTTACCAGTATGGGACAAGTTGCAGGACCAATGGTTGGTTCCTTTGTTGCTAATGGATTTGGTTATCGTTCGGTCTTCATTGCAACAAGTTTATTGATTTTAATGAATATTACAATTAGTTTTTTTAATTTTAAGCATCAATTATCAATACGTGAGTTGATTAATGAATTTAAGCGTTAA
- a CDS encoding YjzD family protein: MGRIVVFIWAILLGQVVSYIGGALHGVTDYNFTGTVIVSLIACAIVMLIGEVAAPSNTKKSKK, translated from the coding sequence ATGGGAAGAATTGTTGTTTTTATCTGGGCAATTTTATTAGGACAAGTGGTTAGTTATATTGGTGGCGCACTTCATGGTGTGACTGATTATAACTTCACTGGAACTGTGATTGTATCTTTAATTGCTTGTGCCATTGTTATGCTTATTGGTGAAGTGGCAGCACCAAGCAATACAAAAAAATCTAAAAAATAA
- the dnaE gene encoding DNA polymerase III subunit alpha: MNLGQLQVRTEYSLLSSTNRIEELVYEAKNRGYTSLAITDIDTLHGVVIFYQECLKQHIKPIIGMTLTYKTTEETEAEIILLAKNLSGYHHLMKIATKKSMTERRESFSLRDAFHDLNDLIAILPWQKNELYQLQQATSSEQMEKRTIELLELLKHCDVYGGINVSRLKEEERDFWGYYYKKYNLPPVALQDVRYLNPSDDFSVAVLEHIESGELISLDFEQLSGDYYLPQATDFTKWYHEKNLDEALSNIETIVSSIDLQIPLQQKLLPSFPVPNNEKADTYLRRLCQEGLSCRLNGQVNETYQARLNMELDVIHEMGYDDYFLIVWDVMKYARDHHIVTACRGSAAGSLVSYVLQITNVDPIQYQLLFERFLNKERYTMPDIDMDIPDNRREELLQYVNHKYGKNRVAQIATFGTLAAKMAVRDVSRVFGLSQNEANKWANAIPKDLKITLSEAYDKSKTLRELVGHSYKNKLLFDTAKRIEGLPRHVSTHAAGVVISDQDLTNLIPLQEGNNGIPLTQFAMGEVEEIGLLKMDFLGLRNLSIIGNALSSIEYQTGRPLSLEDIPLDDDKTLELFRQGNTVGVFQFESKGIKNVLRKLGPTSIEDIASVNALYRPGPMENIETFVKRKKGIEAIHYPHDSLKDILGYTYGVIVYQEQVMQVASKMAGFSLGEADILRRAISKKSKDVLDTEREHFVSGAVGQGYTKDVAMQVYDYIERFANYGFNRSHAVVYSVIAYQMAYLKVHYPTAFFQAILHSVKNNPAKMTEYIVEAKEAGLIIIPPDINKSEYSFTFYKGSIIYGFSSVKGIRKDFIQHMLTVRKEDGPFKSLENFLMRLNGKWLKKANILPLIYIGAFDRLHQNRKQLMIDLDSMIQNIEYSGGSADLLDVLTLKKEICEDFTVEEKLEQEVDYLGTYVSAHPVDFYTSKLVNLPIVKAKDLLANQEVTVLLYSSSIKKIRTKKGESMAFLEGTDQTGKLSVTLFPTIYRSVQSILSEHEVYVVRGKVEKSKYNQEWQIIANTVELAKDMRDRMKCFINITPENDKNQLLVDLQNVLLSHHGENPVILVFRHKGQNTLLNQAYWVENTPNLMKEVHSLLGEGMIIFK; encoded by the coding sequence ATGAATTTGGGACAGTTACAAGTTAGAACAGAGTATTCATTATTATCTAGTACCAATCGCATTGAAGAACTTGTGTATGAAGCTAAAAATCGTGGCTATACAAGTTTAGCAATAACAGATATTGATACCCTTCATGGTGTCGTTATTTTTTATCAAGAATGTTTAAAACAACACATCAAACCTATTATTGGAATGACGTTAACCTATAAAACAACAGAAGAAACGGAAGCAGAGATCATACTTCTAGCTAAAAATCTGTCTGGATATCATCATTTAATGAAAATTGCAACAAAAAAGTCGATGACTGAAAGGCGAGAATCCTTTTCGTTAAGGGATGCATTTCATGATTTAAATGACTTGATTGCTATTCTACCTTGGCAAAAGAATGAGTTATATCAATTGCAACAAGCGACAAGCAGTGAGCAAATGGAGAAAAGAACCATAGAATTACTAGAACTATTAAAGCACTGTGATGTTTATGGTGGTATAAATGTTTCGCGATTGAAAGAGGAAGAACGAGATTTTTGGGGTTATTATTATAAAAAATATAATCTACCGCCAGTTGCTTTACAAGATGTTCGGTATTTAAATCCTAGTGATGATTTCTCTGTCGCAGTGTTAGAACACATTGAAAGTGGAGAGCTGATATCGCTTGATTTTGAACAATTATCTGGTGATTATTATTTACCTCAAGCAACAGATTTTACTAAATGGTATCATGAAAAAAATTTAGATGAGGCTTTGTCAAATATTGAAACGATTGTGTCATCCATTGATTTACAGATCCCACTACAACAGAAATTATTGCCAAGTTTTCCAGTTCCAAATAATGAAAAAGCTGATACCTATTTACGTAGATTATGCCAAGAGGGGTTATCATGTCGCTTAAATGGTCAAGTGAATGAAACGTATCAAGCACGTTTGAATATGGAGTTAGACGTCATTCATGAGATGGGATACGATGATTATTTTTTAATTGTGTGGGACGTGATGAAATATGCTAGAGATCATCATATCGTGACTGCCTGTCGTGGATCAGCTGCAGGATCTCTTGTGTCTTATGTATTACAAATAACCAATGTTGATCCGATTCAGTATCAGTTATTATTCGAACGATTTTTAAACAAAGAACGTTACACCATGCCTGACATTGATATGGACATACCTGATAATAGACGGGAAGAATTACTTCAATATGTTAATCATAAATACGGTAAAAACCGTGTTGCGCAAATCGCTACGTTTGGTACTTTAGCAGCAAAAATGGCTGTTAGAGATGTGAGTCGAGTTTTTGGTTTGTCACAAAATGAAGCGAACAAATGGGCAAATGCTATTCCAAAAGATTTGAAGATTACATTAAGTGAAGCATATGATAAATCAAAGACGTTACGCGAATTAGTAGGGCATTCCTACAAAAACAAATTATTATTTGATACGGCAAAACGGATTGAAGGGTTACCTAGGCATGTATCGACTCATGCGGCAGGAGTCGTGATTAGTGATCAAGATTTAACAAACTTAATTCCATTACAAGAAGGAAACAATGGTATTCCATTAACGCAATTTGCTATGGGAGAAGTAGAAGAAATTGGTTTATTAAAAATGGATTTTCTAGGATTGAGAAATTTATCTATTATTGGAAACGCCTTGTCATCTATCGAATATCAGACAGGTAGGCCCTTGTCTTTAGAAGATATCCCTTTAGACGATGACAAAACGTTGGAACTATTTAGACAAGGAAATACTGTTGGTGTGTTTCAATTTGAATCAAAAGGAATTAAGAATGTCCTGCGTAAATTAGGACCGACATCTATTGAAGATATCGCGTCAGTGAATGCCCTCTATCGTCCTGGACCAATGGAAAACATTGAGACGTTTGTTAAGAGAAAAAAAGGTATTGAAGCAATTCATTACCCACATGATAGCTTGAAAGACATATTAGGCTATACATATGGCGTGATTGTTTACCAAGAACAGGTGATGCAAGTAGCTTCAAAAATGGCAGGATTTAGTTTGGGAGAGGCAGACATTCTACGCCGAGCGATTAGTAAAAAGAGTAAAGACGTACTTGATACTGAGCGAGAGCATTTTGTCAGTGGGGCAGTGGGACAAGGCTATACAAAAGACGTCGCAATGCAAGTGTACGATTACATTGAACGTTTTGCTAATTATGGGTTTAATCGGTCTCATGCGGTAGTTTATTCAGTTATTGCCTATCAGATGGCTTATTTAAAAGTGCATTACCCAACCGCATTTTTCCAAGCTATTTTGCACTCAGTAAAAAATAATCCAGCAAAAATGACTGAATACATCGTAGAAGCAAAAGAGGCTGGTTTAATCATTATTCCTCCAGATATTAATAAAAGTGAATACAGTTTTACCTTTTATAAAGGGTCAATCATCTATGGTTTTTCTTCAGTTAAAGGGATTCGTAAAGATTTCATTCAACACATGTTGACAGTCAGAAAAGAAGATGGCCCGTTTAAATCATTAGAAAATTTTTTAATGCGTTTGAATGGCAAGTGGTTAAAGAAAGCGAATATTTTACCATTAATCTATATTGGGGCATTTGACAGATTGCATCAAAATCGTAAACAATTAATGATTGACCTAGATAGTATGATACAAAATATTGAATACAGTGGTGGTAGCGCAGATTTATTAGATGTGTTAACCTTGAAGAAGGAAATATGTGAAGATTTTACTGTGGAAGAAAAATTAGAGCAAGAAGTTGACTATTTAGGTACCTATGTGTCTGCTCATCCGGTTGATTTTTATACAAGTAAATTAGTTAATCTTCCTATAGTAAAAGCTAAAGATTTGTTGGCAAATCAAGAAGTGACAGTATTACTTTATTCATCTAGTATTAAAAAGATACGTACCAAAAAAGGTGAATCCATGGCATTTTTAGAAGGAACTGATCAAACTGGAAAATTATCTGTTACATTGTTTCCGACTATTTATCGAAGTGTACAATCTATACTTAGTGAACATGAGGTGTATGTTGTTCGTGGTAAGGTAGAAAAAAGTAAGTATAATCAAGAATGGCAAATTATAGCGAACACCGTTGAATTAGCTAAGGATATGAGAGACAGGATGAAATGTTTTATAAATATAACACCCGAAAATGACAAAAACCAATTGTTAGTAGATTTACAAAATGTGTTATTATCACATCATGGTGAAAATCCTGTTATTTTAGTATTCCGTCATAAAGGGCAAAACACCTTGCTAAATCAAGCATATTGGGTAGAGAACACACCAAACTTAATGAAAGAAGTCCATTCTTTATTAGGTGAAGGAATGATCATATTTAAGTAA
- the pfkA gene encoding 6-phosphofructokinase, whose product MKRIAILTSGGDAPGMNAAIRAVTRKAIHEGMEVYGINYGFAGLVAGDIRKLDVPDVGDIIQRGGTVLYSARYPEFATEEGQLKGIEQLNKFGIEGLVVIGGDGSYHGALALTKRGFPAVGIPGTIDNDIPMTDYTIGFDTAINTVLDAMDKIRDTATSHVRTFIIEVMGRDAGDIALWAGVAGGADDIIIPEHDFDMAQVAKKIREGRDRGKKHCLIVLAEGVMSGHKFADQLAEYGDFHARVSVLGHVVRGGSPSARDRVLASKFGGFAVDLLKNGQGGLCIGSVNNEVVANDIIETLEQKKHQPDLSLYDLNHQISF is encoded by the coding sequence ATGAAACGCATCGCTATTTTGACGAGTGGTGGAGATGCACCTGGTATGAATGCAGCTATTCGTGCGGTAACACGTAAAGCGATTCATGAAGGTATGGAAGTTTATGGTATAAACTATGGATTTGCTGGTTTAGTCGCTGGTGATATTCGTAAATTAGATGTTCCAGATGTGGGGGATATCATCCAACGTGGAGGAACTGTGTTGTATTCAGCACGTTACCCAGAGTTTGCAACAGAAGAAGGACAACTTAAAGGAATTGAACAACTCAACAAATTCGGTATCGAAGGTTTAGTTGTTATCGGTGGTGACGGTAGTTATCATGGTGCGTTAGCATTAACAAAACGTGGATTCCCAGCTGTTGGTATTCCAGGAACAATTGACAACGATATTCCAATGACTGATTACACTATTGGATTTGATACAGCAATTAATACAGTATTAGATGCAATGGATAAAATCCGTGATACTGCAACATCTCACGTACGTACATTTATTATTGAAGTAATGGGACGTGATGCTGGCGATATCGCTTTATGGGCAGGAGTTGCCGGTGGAGCAGATGATATCATTATCCCAGAACATGATTTTGATATGGCACAAGTTGCTAAAAAAATTCGTGAAGGTCGTGACCGCGGTAAAAAACATTGTTTAATTGTTTTAGCTGAAGGTGTGATGTCTGGTCATAAATTCGCTGATCAATTAGCAGAGTATGGTGATTTTCATGCACGTGTTTCGGTGTTGGGACATGTTGTTCGTGGAGGATCTCCATCAGCACGTGATCGTGTTTTAGCAAGTAAATTCGGTGGATTTGCGGTTGACTTACTAAAAAATGGTCAAGGTGGATTATGTATTGGTTCTGTAAACAATGAAGTTGTAGCAAATGATATCATTGAAACATTAGAACAAAAGAAACATCAGCCAGATTTGAGTTTGTATGATCTAAATCATCAAATCTCTTTCTAA
- the pyk gene encoding pyruvate kinase, producing the protein MKKTKIVCTIGPASESVDTLVELMNSGMNVARLNFSHGDFEEHGARIKNIREAAKITGKTIAILLDTKGPEIRTHNMKDGIVELTTGDIVRIAMSEVEGTKEKFSITYPGLIDDVHVGSHILLDDGLIDLEVIEIDLVNKEIVTKVLNEGVLKNKKGVNVPNVSINLPGITEKDAADIRFGIENDVDFIAASFVRRPSDVLEITEILEQENATHIQIISKIENQEGIDNLDDILKVSSGLMVARGDMGVEIPTENVPVVQKEMIRKCNALGKPVVTATQMLDSMQKNPRPTRAEASDVANAIYDGTDAVMLSGETAAGEYPIEAVKTMRNIAVRTEADLTDRDAYALKLHKKTDMTESIGQAVGHTAKNLDIQTIVAATQSGHTARMISKYRPKAHIVAATFTDRVARSLALNWGVFPTVTTKPDSTDEMFSLATKIAKETGFSKEGELIIITAGAPIGEKGTTNLMKIQLIGSKLCDGQGIGDTAVSAKAVVATSAQEANDAMEEDAILVVKTTDKEYMPAIKKASALVVEEGGLTSHAAVVAIAENIPVVVGVENATSLISSGTVLTVDSRQGFIYAGETTI; encoded by the coding sequence ATGAAAAAAACAAAAATTGTTTGTACAATCGGTCCAGCAAGTGAATCTGTAGACACATTAGTTGAATTAATGAACTCAGGGATGAACGTTGCTCGTTTAAACTTCTCACATGGAGACTTTGAAGAACATGGAGCACGTATTAAAAACATTCGTGAAGCAGCAAAAATTACTGGTAAAACAATTGCAATTTTACTAGATACAAAAGGTCCAGAAATTCGTACGCATAATATGAAAGATGGCATTGTTGAATTAACTACTGGGGATATTGTTCGTATTGCAATGAGCGAAGTGGAAGGAACAAAAGAAAAATTCTCAATTACATATCCAGGTTTAATTGATGATGTTCATGTAGGAAGCCACATCCTTTTAGATGATGGATTAATTGACTTAGAAGTAATCGAAATTGATTTAGTTAACAAAGAAATCGTCACAAAAGTATTAAACGAAGGTGTATTGAAAAATAAAAAAGGTGTTAACGTACCAAATGTAAGTATTAACTTACCTGGTATCACTGAAAAAGATGCGGCTGATATTCGTTTCGGTATTGAAAACGATGTTGACTTCATCGCAGCAAGTTTCGTTCGTCGCCCAAGTGACGTATTAGAAATTACTGAAATCTTAGAACAAGAAAATGCGACACATATTCAAATTATTTCTAAAATCGAAAACCAAGAAGGTATTGATAACTTAGATGATATCTTAAAAGTATCTAGTGGTTTAATGGTTGCACGTGGTGACATGGGTGTTGAAATTCCAACTGAAAATGTACCAGTTGTACAAAAAGAAATGATTAGAAAATGTAATGCTTTAGGTAAACCAGTTGTTACAGCAACACAAATGTTAGACTCTATGCAAAAAAATCCTCGTCCAACACGTGCAGAAGCAAGTGATGTGGCGAATGCAATTTATGATGGAACTGACGCTGTTATGTTATCTGGTGAAACAGCTGCTGGGGAATACCCAATTGAAGCAGTTAAAACAATGAGAAATATTGCAGTACGTACAGAAGCTGATTTAACGGATCGTGATGCTTATGCTCTTAAATTACATAAAAAAACTGATATGACTGAATCAATTGGTCAAGCAGTTGGACATACAGCGAAAAACCTAGATATCCAAACAATTGTAGCGGCAACTCAATCTGGACATACTGCACGTATGATTTCTAAATATCGTCCAAAAGCTCATATTGTAGCCGCAACATTTACTGACCGTGTGGCTAGAAGTTTAGCATTAAACTGGGGCGTATTCCCAACTGTTACAACTAAACCAGATTCAACTGATGAGATGTTTAGTTTAGCAACTAAAATTGCTAAAGAAACTGGATTCTCTAAAGAAGGAGAGTTGATTATCATTACTGCTGGTGCGCCTATTGGTGAAAAAGGAACAACTAACTTAATGAAAATTCAGTTAATTGGTTCTAAATTATGTGATGGACAAGGAATTGGCGACACAGCCGTTTCTGCTAAAGCAGTTGTAGCAACTTCAGCTCAAGAAGCAAATGATGCTATGGAAGAAGATGCAATCTTAGTTGTAAAAACAACCGATAAAGAGTATATGCCAGCAATTAAAAAAGCTTCAGCTCTTGTTGTTGAAGAAGGTGGATTAACAAGCCATGCAGCGGTTGTGGCAATTGCGGAAAATATTCCAGTTGTTGTTGGAGTTGAAAATGCAACATCACTTATCTCAAGTGGTACTGTGTTAACAGTTGATTCACGCCAAGGATTTATCTATGCAGGCGAAACAACTATTTAA
- a CDS encoding MFS transporter has product MTNKKNMMYLAISNLFLVFLGAGLVIPVMPMLKEDMHLSGSTMGLMISVFAVLQLIVSPIAGSLSDKVGRKLIIAAGMLIFAVSELIFGLGQVVSWLYISRGLGGIAAALIMPSVTAYVADVTTFEERPKAMGLVSAAISGGFIIGPGVGGFLAHFGMRVPFFAAALLSFIGFIMTMLILKEPKKQLVHGQVAEKGSVMDILKDPIFTFPFIVILISSFGLQSFESIYSIMATINFNFSTSEIAAIITVSGVLALICQVVFFDGIIKKIGEVGLIRVSFFASAIFVGVIAFTDSKWVVVLSTFVVFLAFDLLRPGITTYLSKHAGDRQGTVNGLNSTFTSFGNILGPMASGMLFDINHFYPYYVSAIVLLITSFLSLMWKKELPEK; this is encoded by the coding sequence ATGACAAATAAAAAAAATATGATGTATTTAGCCATTTCCAATCTATTTTTAGTGTTTTTAGGAGCTGGCTTAGTTATTCCGGTTATGCCAATGTTAAAAGAAGATATGCATTTATCTGGCTCAACAATGGGATTGATGATTTCTGTTTTTGCTGTTTTACAGTTAATTGTGTCGCCTATCGCGGGTAGTTTATCAGATAAAGTCGGTCGAAAATTAATCATTGCAGCTGGTATGTTAATCTTTGCAGTATCTGAATTAATTTTTGGTTTAGGCCAAGTCGTTAGTTGGTTGTACATCTCTCGTGGACTTGGTGGGATTGCTGCGGCACTAATCATGCCATCTGTTACCGCGTATGTAGCAGACGTCACAACATTTGAAGAACGTCCAAAAGCTATGGGGTTAGTGTCTGCCGCCATTAGTGGTGGATTTATTATTGGACCCGGAGTTGGTGGATTTTTAGCTCATTTTGGAATGCGAGTGCCTTTTTTTGCGGCAGCTCTCTTATCTTTTATCGGGTTTATTATGACAATGTTAATTTTAAAAGAGCCTAAGAAGCAATTAGTACATGGTCAAGTTGCAGAAAAAGGTTCTGTTATGGATATTTTAAAAGATCCTATTTTTACATTTCCGTTCATCGTGATTTTAATTTCATCATTTGGTTTACAATCATTTGAGTCCATCTATAGTATTATGGCAACAATCAATTTTAATTTTAGTACATCAGAAATTGCTGCGATTATTACAGTTAGTGGGGTATTAGCCTTAATTTGTCAGGTCGTTTTCTTTGATGGCATTATCAAGAAAATTGGTGAGGTCGGATTAATTCGAGTGTCATTTTTTGCGAGCGCTATATTCGTTGGTGTTATAGCTTTCACCGATAGTAAATGGGTTGTTGTATTATCAACTTTTGTTGTGTTTTTAGCGTTTGATTTATTGCGACCAGGTATTACAACGTACCTATCTAAACATGCAGGAGATAGACAAGGGACAGTGAATGGATTAAATTCAACCTTTACAAGTTTTGGAAATATATTAGGACCAATGGCTTCAGGGATGTTATTTGATATCAATCATTTTTATCCATATTATGTGTCAGCAATTGTTTTATTAATAACTAGTTTTTTATCATTAATGTGGAAAAAAGAATTACCAGAAAAATAA